The following coding sequences are from one Acidobacteriota bacterium window:
- a CDS encoding SpoIID/LytB domain-containing protein has translation MPFSRFLPLSGIPPCLLLLLLLAGCGGPKATIQAPEPRPAPPARPGAQRPAEPPRRQPPATQPPAAPLPEVTTIAPPTEEAAPGPLIRIGLETGARELRISSSAEFHLMEKTPDAPRWRIGSEVRIRAEGGGAPAAAAYQIQVASLSSPDRAAELGALLERELEVPVAVQVNASTGAHRVRVGLFAGREEARELLEHLVRSGYPDAFLTRAEPSGGGTAGGGGTELVVSSPDNLSLRSLAGFFITPSSGSDFLSVDGKPYRGALDVIPEGGGRMTLVNQLGLEEYLFGVVPAEMNPATYPEPAALAAQAVAARTYALKNMGRYRSQGFDLTDDTRTQVYGGVNGEREMTSDIVRETAGIAIYHQDGLIDAMFMSTCGGRTEDASLVYGSAPVPYLKSVACAVESGPGPGEIVLEGRHGLEEPFLADDGHLANRNLELARILGIGPSDREARSPGYFTAPAERDDMREWIRQSVLTVGGSPPEEAPRGVDIATRGGFLLYAAESFFGPGTLSRRISTGDIDYYMANIKDGERVRDPLRAVLSHLMQSGLWRPNADNTVRPEDRLRRGDALSLLLRWIETARPGMLRKGVFTGLRREDGDGSVIGIRSGNRTHEFRLAPAPALFRMDQGQATPIHSIRMIGAEKIAFHLGPSDRIDFLEIELSPSGASSDRHSPAATWEALATRSAVGEKLRPLTGDIGTFLDLEPHRTGESGRVVEVRAVGSRRSVVLNGYKVRNALGLKDTLYTLGREYGADGRIQTFTFNGRGYGHGIGLCQTGAYGMARAGRSYEDILKTYYTGVDIRKAY, from the coding sequence TTGCCCTTTTCGAGGTTCCTCCCTCTTTCCGGGATCCCCCCCTGCCTCCTGCTGCTCCTGTTGCTGGCCGGATGCGGCGGTCCGAAAGCCACGATCCAGGCGCCGGAGCCCCGACCGGCTCCCCCCGCTCGGCCCGGGGCTCAGCGGCCGGCCGAGCCCCCCCGCAGGCAACCGCCCGCGACGCAACCTCCCGCGGCCCCCCTTCCGGAGGTGACCACCATCGCCCCGCCGACGGAGGAAGCGGCCCCGGGTCCCCTGATCCGCATCGGGCTCGAGACCGGAGCGAGGGAACTGCGCATCTCTTCGTCGGCCGAATTCCACCTGATGGAGAAGACGCCGGACGCGCCCCGGTGGCGGATCGGGAGCGAAGTCCGCATCCGGGCCGAGGGGGGGGGCGCCCCCGCGGCCGCCGCTTACCAGATCCAGGTGGCTTCCCTGTCGAGCCCCGATCGCGCGGCCGAACTCGGCGCCCTCCTCGAGCGCGAACTGGAGGTCCCCGTGGCGGTCCAGGTCAACGCCTCCACGGGCGCCCACCGGGTGCGCGTCGGCCTCTTTGCCGGCAGGGAGGAGGCCCGGGAGCTGCTCGAGCATCTGGTGCGCTCGGGTTACCCGGACGCCTTCCTGACCCGGGCCGAACCGTCGGGCGGGGGGACGGCGGGCGGGGGCGGGACGGAACTGGTCGTGTCGAGCCCGGACAACCTGTCGCTGAGGAGCCTGGCCGGGTTCTTCATCACCCCCTCGTCGGGGTCCGATTTCCTGAGCGTGGACGGGAAACCCTATCGCGGCGCCCTGGACGTCATCCCCGAAGGGGGCGGCAGGATGACGCTCGTCAACCAGCTGGGGCTGGAAGAATACCTCTTCGGCGTCGTCCCGGCCGAGATGAATCCCGCAACCTATCCCGAACCGGCCGCCCTGGCCGCGCAGGCGGTCGCCGCCAGGACATACGCCCTCAAGAACATGGGCCGCTACCGCTCCCAGGGGTTCGACCTCACCGACGACACCCGGACCCAGGTCTACGGCGGCGTCAACGGGGAGCGGGAGATGACGAGCGACATCGTGCGCGAGACCGCGGGGATCGCCATCTATCACCAGGACGGGTTGATCGACGCCATGTTCATGTCCACCTGCGGCGGGCGCACGGAAGACGCCTCCCTGGTCTACGGCTCCGCGCCGGTCCCCTACCTGAAAAGCGTGGCCTGCGCGGTCGAAAGCGGCCCGGGGCCGGGCGAGATCGTGCTCGAGGGACGCCACGGGCTGGAGGAACCTTTTCTGGCCGACGACGGGCACCTGGCCAACCGGAACCTGGAACTTGCGCGGATCCTGGGGATCGGCCCCTCCGACCGGGAGGCCCGCTCGCCCGGGTATTTCACCGCTCCCGCGGAAAGGGACGATATGAGGGAGTGGATCCGGCAGTCGGTCCTGACCGTCGGAGGTTCGCCGCCGGAGGAAGCGCCGCGCGGCGTGGACATCGCCACCCGGGGGGGGTTTCTCCTCTACGCGGCCGAGTCGTTCTTCGGTCCCGGCACCCTCTCCCGGAGGATTTCGACGGGCGACATCGATTACTACATGGCCAACATCAAGGACGGGGAACGGGTGCGCGACCCCCTGCGCGCCGTCCTCAGCCACCTGATGCAAAGCGGCCTCTGGCGCCCCAACGCGGACAACACCGTCCGGCCGGAGGACAGGCTCCGGCGGGGGGACGCCCTCTCCCTCCTGCTGCGCTGGATCGAAACGGCCCGGCCGGGGATGCTGCGCAAGGGGGTGTTCACCGGACTCCGCCGGGAGGACGGGGACGGCTCCGTCATCGGAATCCGGTCCGGGAACCGGACCCACGAGTTCCGGCTGGCGCCGGCCCCCGCCCTGTTCCGCATGGACCAGGGGCAGGCGACACCCATCCACAGCATCCGCATGATCGGGGCCGAAAAAATCGCCTTCCACCTCGGACCCTCGGACCGGATCGATTTCCTCGAGATCGAACTGAGCCCTTCGGGCGCCTCGAGCGACCGCCACTCCCCCGCGGCGACGTGGGAGGCGCTCGCGACGCGCTCCGCGGTGGGGGAAAAGCTCCGCCCGCTCACCGGCGACATCGGAACGTTCCTGGACCTCGAGCCGCACCGCACCGGGGAATCGGGGCGGGTGGTGGAGGTACGGGCGGTGGGGAGCCGCAGATCGGTGGTGCTCAACGGCTACAAAGTCCGAAATGCGCTGGGCCTGAAGGACACGTTATACACGCTCGGGCGCGAATACGGCGCCGACGGCCGGATCCAGACCTTCACTTTCAACGGTCGGGGGTACGGCCACGGGATCGGCCTGTGCCAGACCGGGGCCTACGGCATGGCCCGGGCGGGCCGGAGCTACGAGGATATCCTCAAAACCTACTACACCGGAGTGGACATCCGGAAGGCGTACTAG
- the gatB gene encoding Asp-tRNA(Asn)/Glu-tRNA(Gln) amidotransferase subunit GatB produces the protein MKFEPVIGLEVHAQLLTRSKLFCGCSTRFGAPPNSQTCPACLGLPGALPVINRQAVTMAVKAALALGCRVHPVSIFARKNYFYPDLPKGYQISQFDRPLGEHGSVTVFSGERADGGKIVNRREKVFGITRLHMEDDAGKSIHEGLPETASKSYVNLNRTGVPLVEIVGEPDLHSSQEAYDYVVHLRKTLLYLGVCDGNMEEGSLRCDANVSIRPEGSDTLGTKVEIKNLNSFRFLQRALDYEIERQARILSEGGRIVQETRLWDESEGRTFAMRSKEEAHDYRYFPEPDLPPLRLDPEWLARIEAELPELPGAKMKRFMTEYALGADDALLLTATAETAAYYEECARASGNPRAAANWVMGDLAFALKNSGGEIGENPVSAGNLAELIRAVDSGEISGRIAKTVFEEMSRSGEPAADVIRRMGLRQVSDEASLGAVIDGVIAASPKQLEEYRSGKTRVLGYFVGQVMKETRGQANPGVVNELLLKKLTGA, from the coding sequence ATGAAATTTGAACCCGTGATCGGACTCGAGGTACACGCCCAGCTACTGACAAGGAGCAAGCTGTTCTGCGGCTGCAGCACCCGGTTTGGCGCGCCCCCCAATTCCCAGACCTGCCCCGCCTGCCTGGGGCTTCCCGGGGCGCTCCCCGTGATCAACCGGCAGGCTGTCACGATGGCGGTCAAGGCGGCCCTGGCCCTGGGCTGCCGCGTCCATCCCGTATCGATCTTCGCGCGCAAGAATTATTTCTATCCCGATCTGCCCAAGGGCTACCAGATCTCGCAGTTCGACCGCCCGCTGGGGGAGCACGGCAGCGTGACCGTGTTCTCCGGGGAACGGGCCGACGGCGGAAAGATCGTCAACCGGCGCGAGAAGGTGTTCGGCATCACCCGCCTTCACATGGAGGACGACGCGGGCAAATCGATCCATGAGGGGCTTCCCGAGACGGCGTCCAAGAGCTATGTCAACCTGAACCGCACCGGGGTGCCGCTGGTGGAGATCGTGGGCGAGCCCGATCTCCACAGCAGCCAGGAGGCTTACGATTACGTGGTGCACCTGCGCAAAACCCTCCTCTACCTGGGAGTGTGCGACGGCAACATGGAGGAGGGGAGCCTGCGGTGCGACGCCAACGTATCCATCCGGCCGGAGGGGTCCGACACCCTCGGCACGAAGGTGGAAATCAAAAACCTCAACTCCTTCCGCTTCCTGCAGCGGGCGCTCGACTACGAGATCGAACGACAGGCCCGGATCCTTTCCGAAGGGGGGCGTATCGTCCAGGAGACCCGCCTCTGGGACGAGTCCGAGGGGCGCACCTTCGCCATGCGGAGCAAGGAGGAGGCGCACGACTACCGCTACTTTCCGGAGCCCGATCTCCCCCCCCTCCGGCTCGACCCGGAGTGGCTCGCGCGGATCGAGGCGGAGCTCCCGGAACTGCCGGGCGCCAAAATGAAGCGCTTCATGACCGAATACGCCCTCGGCGCCGACGACGCGCTCCTCCTGACCGCCACGGCGGAAACCGCCGCCTATTACGAGGAATGCGCGCGCGCGTCGGGCAACCCCCGGGCGGCCGCGAACTGGGTCATGGGGGATCTCGCCTTCGCCCTGAAAAACTCGGGCGGGGAGATCGGGGAGAACCCGGTTTCGGCCGGAAACCTGGCGGAGCTGATCCGGGCCGTCGACTCGGGGGAGATCTCGGGCAGGATCGCCAAGACCGTCTTCGAGGAAATGAGCCGCTCGGGCGAACCCGCCGCGGACGTCATCCGCCGCATGGGACTGCGCCAGGTCAGCGACGAAGCCAGCCTGGGCGCCGTCATCGACGGGGTGATCGCCGCCAGCCCCAAGCAGCTCGAGGAATACCGTTCGGGAAAGACCAGGGTCCTCGGTTATTTCGTCGGCCAGGTGATGAAGGAGACCCGGGGCCAGGCCAACCCCGGGGTGGTCAACGAACTGCTGCTGAAAAAGCTCACGGGGGCCTGA
- the fabZ gene encoding 3-hydroxyacyl-ACP dehydratase FabZ, with product MDSGGPVRDIREILKVLPQRYPFLLVDRILETDGSTYMVGLKNVTINEPFFQGHFPDHPVMPGVLLVEALAQVGVALLLGNHPDRESRLVYFSGIDKCRFRHPVVPGDQLRIEVNVLKQRDRYYRMKGQAFVESGLAVEAELSCSLVDRP from the coding sequence ATGGACAGCGGCGGCCCGGTCAGGGATATTCGCGAAATCCTCAAGGTTCTGCCCCAGCGCTACCCCTTCCTGCTGGTCGACCGGATTCTGGAGACGGACGGATCCACCTACATGGTGGGGCTCAAGAACGTCACCATCAACGAGCCCTTCTTCCAGGGACACTTTCCGGATCATCCCGTCATGCCCGGAGTCCTGCTGGTGGAGGCGCTCGCCCAGGTCGGGGTCGCGCTCCTGCTGGGAAACCACCCGGACCGGGAGTCCAGGCTGGTGTACTTTTCGGGAATCGACAAGTGCCGATTCCGTCATCCCGTCGTTCCGGGAGACCAGCTCCGAATTGAAGTGAACGTCCTCAAACAGAGGGACCGCTACTACAGGATGAAGGGACAGGCGTTCGTCGAAAGCGGCCTGGCGGTCGAAGCGGAACTTTCCTGCTCCCTCGTCGACCGCCCCTGA
- the miaA gene encoding tRNA (adenosine(37)-N6)-dimethylallyltransferase MiaA has protein sequence MSDKDPVIAVVGPTAAGKSDLALELALRFGGEVVGCDALQVYRHMDVGTAKTPPAARRGIPHHLIDVREPHEEFTAGDYQRLARASVRDIRLRGNLPVVAGGTGFYLKALFEGLFNGPERSAPLRRRMKRVIGRKGPEILHRALARVDPGSASRIGAKDAGRIIRAYEVYLLSGRTMTWWQSRPRDAFSGVRPLKIGIDLPRELLYARIDRRVERMFAGGLLEEVRALLDRCPPSCQAFRAIGYRQAAEYLEGRIGLDRAIESTQQESRRYAKRQLSWFRVDGEILWLDGREEAAELADRAAEAVSRFLREG, from the coding sequence GTGTCAGACAAGGACCCGGTCATCGCCGTTGTCGGCCCCACCGCCGCGGGAAAGAGCGACCTGGCGCTCGAGCTGGCGCTGCGCTTCGGGGGGGAGGTCGTCGGCTGCGACGCCCTGCAGGTCTACAGGCATATGGATGTCGGCACCGCCAAGACCCCCCCGGCCGCCCGGCGCGGCATCCCCCATCACCTCATCGATGTCCGGGAGCCGCACGAGGAATTCACCGCCGGGGACTACCAGCGCCTGGCCCGCGCCTCGGTCCGGGACATTCGCCTCAGGGGGAATCTTCCCGTCGTCGCCGGGGGGACGGGGTTCTATCTGAAAGCCCTTTTCGAGGGGCTCTTCAATGGCCCGGAAAGAAGCGCCCCCCTGCGCCGGCGCATGAAACGCGTCATCGGCCGGAAAGGGCCGGAGATCCTCCACCGCGCGCTGGCCCGGGTGGACCCGGGATCGGCCTCGAGGATCGGCGCGAAGGATGCCGGCCGCATCATCCGCGCCTACGAGGTGTACCTCCTGAGCGGCAGGACGATGACATGGTGGCAAAGCCGGCCCAGGGACGCCTTCTCCGGGGTCCGCCCGCTCAAGATCGGCATCGACCTGCCCCGGGAACTCCTGTACGCCAGGATCGACCGGCGCGTGGAGCGGATGTTCGCGGGCGGCCTCCTCGAGGAAGTCCGCGCCCTCCTCGACCGCTGCCCCCCTTCCTGCCAGGCCTTCAGGGCGATCGGGTACCGGCAGGCGGCCGAATACCTCGAGGGGCGGATCGGGCTCGACCGGGCCATCGAATCGACCCAGCAGGAAAGCCGCCGCTACGCCAAGAGGCAGCTCTCCTGGTTTCGGGTCGACGGGGAGATTCTGTGGCTCGACGGGAGGGAGGAAGCCGCGGAGCTTGCGGACCGGGCCGCGGAGGCCGTTTCCCGTTTTCTGCGGGAAGGTTAG
- the lpxA gene encoding acyl-ACP--UDP-N-acetylglucosamine O-acyltransferase produces the protein MPIHPTAIVDGSCDIAPDALIGPYCVIGPRTRLGPGCVLDSHVVIHGHTTVGERCRFYSHCSVGADPQDLKYRGEETFLRIGDDNVFREFVSLHRGTRGGHGVTVIGSGNFAMAYSHVAHDCVVGDGVIMANAATLAGHVTVGDHATVGAFSAVHQFCRVGPHAFIGGFSVVTRDALPYIKTVGERNHARIYGINALGLERKGFSAETIRELKHAYRICFRSRMNTGEALAKLREQEWSAPEVALLVTFIESSERGFIR, from the coding sequence ATGCCCATACACCCGACAGCCATCGTTGACGGTTCGTGCGACATCGCCCCCGACGCCCTCATCGGCCCCTATTGCGTCATCGGCCCCCGGACGCGCCTGGGGCCCGGTTGCGTCCTCGATTCCCACGTCGTCATCCACGGGCATACGACCGTCGGGGAGAGATGCCGCTTTTACAGCCACTGTTCGGTCGGCGCCGACCCCCAGGACCTGAAATACCGGGGGGAGGAAACGTTCCTCCGGATAGGGGACGACAACGTCTTCCGCGAGTTCGTCAGCCTCCACCGGGGCACACGGGGGGGGCACGGCGTCACGGTGATCGGCAGCGGCAATTTCGCCATGGCCTACAGCCACGTGGCGCACGACTGCGTGGTGGGGGACGGGGTCATCATGGCCAACGCCGCCACCCTGGCCGGTCACGTCACCGTCGGCGATCACGCCACCGTGGGCGCCTTTTCCGCCGTGCACCAGTTCTGCCGGGTGGGCCCCCACGCCTTCATCGGGGGTTTTTCCGTCGTCACCCGGGACGCCCTCCCCTACATCAAGACGGTGGGCGAACGGAACCACGCCCGGATCTACGGCATCAACGCCCTCGGGCTCGAGCGCAAGGGCTTTTCCGCGGAGACCATCCGCGAACTGAAGCACGCCTACCGCATCTGCTTCCGCTCGCGGATGAACACGGGGGAAGCGCTTGCAAAATTGCGGGAACAGGAGTGGTCGGCGCCTGAAGTGGCGCTGCTGGTCACCTTCATCGAAAGCTCCGAGCGGGGATTCATCCGCTGA
- a CDS encoding TonB C-terminal domain-containing protein, with translation MFDDVISRSRKGALSGRTLASVILSGLAHGLLLLLLVEFPQILQGGRGTPFRVLMGPSDQDRDEQEWRTVTILESPARMPMPSAETLERNLPDWDREGAGAPPIRVRFGDLNAALADLPPMPKAPAEAPEPKVSLPENPVLSGTSQPRVAGENLRATEEDDGRPDAAGDRKSDRNPPRKAPAAASAADRAPSRIPDSIPPPAPPRAGRASEGVFEDEASALESPGVGLFDTKGFPLGNYKDIIVERVRGKWFIPSNLKNSQGQTTIVFYIDKEGRFADARIVASSGNNSLNLAALNAVIESNPFPPLPKGFPGDRIGVKLILIVDP, from the coding sequence ATGTTTGACGATGTCATATCCAGAAGCCGGAAGGGAGCACTCAGCGGGCGGACCCTCGCTTCGGTGATCTTGAGCGGCCTGGCGCACGGCCTGCTCCTCCTGCTCCTCGTGGAATTCCCGCAGATCCTGCAGGGGGGGCGGGGAACGCCGTTCCGCGTACTCATGGGCCCGTCGGATCAGGACCGGGACGAGCAGGAATGGCGCACGGTCACGATCCTCGAAAGCCCGGCGCGCATGCCGATGCCCTCGGCGGAGACGCTCGAGCGGAATCTGCCCGATTGGGACCGCGAGGGAGCGGGCGCCCCCCCCATCCGGGTCCGGTTCGGGGACCTGAACGCCGCCCTGGCCGACCTGCCTCCCATGCCGAAAGCCCCCGCCGAAGCTCCCGAACCGAAGGTTTCCCTTCCGGAAAACCCGGTCCTGTCGGGGACCAGCCAACCCAGGGTCGCCGGCGAAAACCTCCGGGCCACGGAGGAGGATGACGGCCGGCCCGACGCCGCCGGCGACAGGAAATCCGACCGGAATCCCCCCCGGAAGGCGCCGGCCGCCGCCTCGGCCGCCGACCGGGCCCCGAGCCGGATCCCCGATTCGATCCCGCCCCCCGCGCCCCCCAGGGCCGGGAGAGCGTCCGAGGGGGTCTTCGAGGACGAGGCGAGCGCCCTCGAGAGCCCCGGTGTCGGCCTGTTCGATACCAAGGGCTTTCCGCTCGGGAACTACAAGGACATCATCGTGGAGCGGGTCAGGGGGAAATGGTTCATCCCCTCCAACCTGAAAAATTCCCAGGGGCAGACCACCATCGTCTTCTACATCGACAAGGAGGGGCGTTTCGCCGACGCCCGCATCGTGGCCTCCTCCGGGAACAATTCGCTGAACCTGGCGGCCCTGAACGCCGTCATCGAATCCAACCCGTTCCCCCCGCTGCCCAAGGGCTTTCCGGGAGACCGCATCGGGGTCAAGCTGATCCTCATCGTCGACCCATGA
- a CDS encoding LpxI family protein → MTDAKEKFGLIAGNGRFPFLVTESARRRGLDMVVAAIREEADPEIESCGYPVHWLGLGQLGTLIRIFRRSGVRRAIMAGQVRHAQIFGPSFPDLTMIRMLAGLRQKNTDALIGGVARVLEEAGITLVNSSILLEPHLPAPGTLTSRALTASERADVDYGRPLARRIAAMDIGQTIVVRDRAVVAVEAMEGTDAVIRRAGRLGNRTNLTVIKVSKPAQDMRFDIPVVGLETIRNMAECGATALCIDAGRTLLFDREEVVAAADRHGIAIVSLPEAE, encoded by the coding sequence TTGACAGACGCCAAGGAAAAATTCGGGCTGATCGCGGGTAACGGCCGCTTCCCCTTCCTGGTCACCGAGTCGGCCCGGAGGCGGGGCCTGGACATGGTCGTCGCCGCCATCCGGGAGGAGGCCGACCCGGAGATCGAATCGTGCGGATACCCCGTTCACTGGCTGGGGCTGGGACAGCTGGGCACCCTCATCCGGATCTTCAGGCGATCGGGGGTCCGCAGGGCCATCATGGCCGGCCAGGTCAGGCACGCGCAGATCTTCGGCCCTTCCTTCCCCGACCTGACCATGATCCGCATGCTCGCCGGGCTCCGGCAGAAAAACACCGACGCCCTGATCGGGGGGGTCGCCAGGGTGCTCGAGGAGGCCGGGATCACCCTCGTCAACAGTTCGATCCTGCTCGAACCCCACCTCCCCGCCCCCGGGACCCTGACCTCGCGCGCGCTCACCGCATCGGAACGGGCGGACGTGGATTACGGCCGCCCCCTGGCACGGCGGATCGCCGCGATGGATATCGGGCAGACCATCGTGGTCCGGGACCGGGCCGTGGTCGCCGTGGAGGCCATGGAGGGGACGGATGCCGTCATCCGGCGCGCGGGGCGGCTGGGAAACAGGACGAACCTGACCGTGATCAAGGTCAGCAAGCCCGCGCAGGACATGCGCTTCGACATTCCCGTCGTCGGGCTCGAGACCATCAGGAACATGGCCGAGTGCGGCGCCACGGCCCTGTGCATCGATGCCGGGCGCACCCTGCTGTTCGACCGGGAAGAAGTCGTGGCCGCCGCGGACCGGCACGGCATCGCGATCGTTTCCCTGCCGGAGGCGGAGTGA
- a CDS encoding Gfo/Idh/MocA family oxidoreductase — translation MDRIRVGVVGVGALGQHHARVYATLPEAELVGVVDPHPGRAEAVARPLGTAVFPNHRDLFGRVDAVSIATPTLLHAEIGAEFLREGVHVLVEKPIAPSLEAADLLIRTAERNGRVLQVGHLERFNPAVIELRRIVHNPRFFEAHRMGLFSPRSLDIDVILDLMIHDLDIIGLLVPSPVAEVSAVGIAILSRRIDIANTRLRFENGCVANITASRVSMEKIRKLRLFQRQEYISLDYTRQDLSVFQLDRKGGSAIPEIAGRTLTPERQEPLQLELRAFLRAARGLGPVECSGAEGRGALALALAILEKAEAAQAHEIDRN, via the coding sequence ATGGACAGGATTCGGGTAGGAGTTGTGGGAGTCGGGGCGCTGGGACAGCACCATGCCAGGGTTTACGCCACCCTCCCGGAGGCGGAACTCGTGGGCGTCGTCGATCCCCACCCGGGCCGGGCGGAGGCCGTGGCCCGCCCCCTGGGGACGGCCGTCTTCCCCAATCACCGCGATCTCTTCGGCAGGGTGGACGCCGTGAGCATCGCCACCCCCACCCTGCTCCACGCCGAAATCGGGGCCGAGTTCCTGCGGGAAGGGGTGCACGTCCTGGTGGAGAAACCGATCGCCCCCTCGCTCGAGGCGGCGGACCTGCTCATCCGGACGGCGGAGCGGAACGGCCGGGTCCTCCAGGTCGGGCACCTGGAGCGCTTCAACCCGGCGGTGATCGAGCTGCGCAGGATAGTGCACAACCCGCGCTTCTTCGAGGCCCACCGGATGGGGCTGTTCTCCCCCCGCAGCCTCGATATCGACGTCATCCTCGACCTGATGATCCACGACCTGGACATCATCGGACTGCTGGTCCCCTCCCCCGTGGCGGAGGTCAGCGCGGTGGGGATCGCCATCCTGAGCCGACGGATCGACATCGCCAACACCCGCCTCCGGTTCGAGAACGGCTGCGTCGCCAACATCACCGCCAGCCGGGTCTCGATGGAAAAGATCCGCAAGCTGCGCCTCTTTCAGCGGCAGGAATACATCTCGCTCGATTACACGCGGCAGGACCTGTCGGTGTTCCAGCTCGACCGCAAGGGGGGGAGCGCCATCCCCGAAATCGCGGGGCGGACCCTCACCCCCGAACGGCAGGAACCGCTCCAGCTGGAGCTCCGCGCTTTTCTGCGCGCCGCCCGGGGGCTCGGACCGGTCGAGTGCAGCGGGGCGGAGGGGCGGGGGGCGCTTGCGCTGGCGCTGGCGATCCTCGAGAAGGCCGAGGCGGCCCAGGCCCATGAAATTGACAGGAATTAG
- a CDS encoding OmpH family outer membrane protein, protein MSRSALNILFAALLLPTLAAAQTPAPAAAAAGAPVKIAWVNMDQAILTCDEGARMYAEIQQFIESKNTELDKLRAESESLRTKLNVQGSKLTDEARLELEQQAEVKDTQLQRFQQDTQRDINSRRDRMTNTIGKRMVDVVEKVAKARGLDAILLYNPARDIWINAENPALNVTEDIVKAYNQAYPASAPKIPAKQ, encoded by the coding sequence ATGAGCCGATCAGCACTCAACATCCTTTTTGCCGCACTCCTGCTGCCGACCCTGGCCGCCGCCCAGACGCCCGCGCCGGCGGCCGCGGCCGCCGGCGCCCCGGTCAAGATAGCCTGGGTCAATATGGACCAGGCCATCCTCACCTGCGACGAGGGCGCCAGGATGTACGCCGAAATCCAGCAGTTCATCGAGTCGAAAAACACCGAACTGGACAAGCTGCGCGCCGAGTCGGAAAGCCTCCGGACCAAGCTGAACGTCCAGGGCTCCAAGCTGACCGACGAGGCGCGGCTGGAACTGGAGCAGCAGGCCGAGGTCAAGGATACCCAGCTGCAGCGTTTCCAGCAGGACACCCAGAGGGACATCAACAGCCGCCGGGACCGCATGACCAACACCATCGGCAAGCGGATGGTGGACGTCGTCGAGAAGGTGGCCAAGGCCCGCGGGCTCGACGCGATTCTCCTTTACAACCCGGCGCGCGACATCTGGATCAACGCCGAAAACCCCGCGCTGAACGTGACGGAGGACATCGTGAAAGCCTATAACCAGGCGTACCCGGCGAGCGCGCCCAAGATCCCCGCCAAGCAGTAG